A single Anaerolineae bacterium DNA region contains:
- a CDS encoding NAD(P)/FAD-dependent oxidoreductase, protein MKVGVVGAGITGLTAAYELTKRGHFVEIFEASERVGGLASGFKDENWEWPLERFYHHWFASDYTVLELLKELGLKDKVFFPRPVTSIWYKGEAHPFDSPWAVLRFPHLSWRGKIRFGLVGLYLRLSTRWKPLENYTAHEWLSCRMGYEAYTVLWEPLLAGKFGPLYKEVNMAWFWARLHKRSPRLGYMEGGFQTFADVLASHIKERGGIIHLKSPVKQIRREDRHLEVISPAGVKKFDAVLATCSPKILASIVKGLPDNYREYLSQLRSLGAVVLVIALKHPLTSGHYWINLPKGEFPFLALVEHTNYISPSHYGGDHIVYLGDYVPTTHEYFRLSKEKIEELFIPHLLRFNPSFKPEWIRKTWLFREPYAQPVPLVNHSRFVPSLETPIPGLYWASMHHVYPWDRGTNYSVELGKKAAEKVLSESL, encoded by the coding sequence ATGAAGGTAGGGGTTGTAGGGGCCGGAATCACCGGCCTCACAGCAGCCTACGAACTGACCAAAAGAGGGCATTTTGTGGAAATCTTTGAAGCCTCCGAGCGAGTAGGGGGGTTAGCATCAGGCTTTAAGGATGAAAACTGGGAGTGGCCCCTGGAGCGATTCTACCACCACTGGTTCGCTTCAGACTACACAGTGCTGGAGCTTTTGAAAGAGCTCGGGCTGAAGGACAAAGTTTTTTTCCCGAGGCCCGTAACCTCCATCTGGTACAAAGGCGAAGCCCACCCTTTTGATTCCCCCTGGGCGGTCCTGAGATTTCCCCATCTTTCCTGGAGAGGCAAGATAAGATTTGGACTTGTGGGCCTCTACCTTCGCCTGAGCACCAGGTGGAAGCCTCTGGAAAACTACACCGCTCACGAATGGCTTTCGTGTCGGATGGGCTACGAGGCCTATACCGTGCTCTGGGAGCCCCTCCTGGCGGGGAAATTTGGTCCTCTTTACAAAGAAGTGAACATGGCCTGGTTCTGGGCTCGCCTCCACAAACGCAGCCCTCGCCTGGGCTACATGGAAGGGGGATTCCAGACCTTCGCTGATGTTCTTGCTTCCCACATCAAGGAAAGAGGGGGCATAATCCACCTCAAAAGCCCGGTGAAGCAAATAAGGAGAGAAGACAGGCACCTGGAGGTAATAAGCCCGGCCGGAGTTAAGAAATTTGACGCCGTCTTAGCCACCTGTTCTCCCAAAATCCTGGCCTCCATAGTCAAGGGCCTACCCGACAATTACCGGGAATATCTTAGCCAACTGCGTTCTCTGGGAGCAGTAGTTCTCGTGATAGCCTTGAAACACCCCCTGACCTCCGGCCACTACTGGATAAACCTGCCCAAGGGGGAATTCCCCTTCCTGGCCCTGGTGGAACACACCAATTACATTTCTCCTTCACATTACGGCGGCGATCACATAGTGTACCTGGGGGATTACGTTCCGACCACCCACGAGTATTTTCGTCTCAGCAAGGAGAAGATAGAAGAACTCTTCATCCCCCACCTTCTCCGGTTCAATCCTTCCTTCAAGCCTGAGTGGATCCGGAAAACCTGGCTTTTCCGGGAGCCATATGCCCAACCAGTCCCTCTGGTGAACCATTCCCGGTTTGTCCCATCCCTTGAGACTCCCATCCCAGGCCTCTACTGGGCCTCCATGCATCATGTATATCCCTGGGACCGGGGGACGAACTACTCGGTGGAACTGGGTAAGAAAGCTGCGGAAAAGGTACTAAGTGAAAGTTTGTAG
- the queD gene encoding 6-carboxytetrahydropterin synthase QueD, protein MYEVTVLRHFDAAHSLRLYGGKCEKLHGHRYQIAVSIRSESLDEIGLAFDFTELKRILDEKIIPLLDHAYLNEVPPFDSINPSAENIATFVYQEVKKALPNVKVSKVQVWESPDAWATYYPEEGG, encoded by the coding sequence GTGTACGAAGTTACAGTCCTGAGACACTTTGATGCTGCCCACAGCCTCCGCCTTTACGGAGGTAAATGCGAAAAACTCCATGGCCATCGCTACCAAATAGCCGTTTCAATCCGCTCGGAAAGCCTGGATGAAATTGGCCTGGCTTTTGATTTCACCGAACTCAAGCGAATACTGGACGAAAAGATAATCCCGCTCCTTGACCACGCTTACCTGAACGAGGTTCCGCCCTTTGATTCCATAAACCCCAGTGCGGAAAACATTGCCACCTTTGTCTATCAGGAAGTGAAAAAGGCGCTCCCCAACGTGAAGGTAAGCAAAGTGCAGGTTTGGGAATCGCCCGACGCCTGGGCTACCTATTACCCGGAGGAAGGTGGATGA
- a CDS encoding thiamine pyrophosphate-dependent enzyme — protein sequence MKRKSGKPGTNASIRRYLRSETFPTAFCPGCGHGILMGAILRAIDELGLDFERMVFVSGIGCAGWIPSPYYAADTLHTLHGRAVACATGIKLANPTLKVVVIGGDGDLASIGGNHLIHAARRNIEMTVICANNMIYGMTGGQVTPTTPTGAFTVTTPKGNPERPFDLCKLMVGAGATYVARYSVFHIHQLIKALKKALIHPGFSFVEVLSSCPTHYGRQNKLGGPEEMLKFWKENCVTIERASTLPPEELEGKIIIGEFIG from the coding sequence ATGAAGAGGAAGAGTGGTAAGCCCGGGACCAACGCCTCTATCCGGCGCTATCTTCGCTCTGAAACTTTCCCAACGGCCTTTTGCCCAGGGTGCGGTCATGGCATCCTGATGGGTGCTATCCTAAGGGCTATAGACGAACTGGGCCTGGACTTTGAACGTATGGTCTTTGTATCCGGAATAGGTTGCGCAGGATGGATCCCAAGCCCTTATTATGCAGCCGATACCCTTCACACCCTGCATGGGAGAGCCGTGGCCTGCGCCACAGGGATCAAACTGGCCAACCCGACCCTCAAAGTGGTGGTCATAGGAGGAGATGGAGACCTGGCCTCCATCGGCGGAAACCACCTGATTCATGCAGCCCGCCGCAACATTGAAATGACGGTGATTTGCGCCAACAACATGATTTACGGCATGACGGGAGGCCAGGTCACTCCTACTACCCCCACTGGGGCCTTCACCGTTACCACCCCGAAAGGAAATCCCGAGAGGCCCTTTGACCTGTGCAAACTCATGGTAGGGGCTGGGGCTACCTATGTCGCACGTTACTCCGTGTTCCACATACATCAGCTGATTAAAGCCCTCAAAAAGGCCCTCATACACCCGGGGTTCTCCTTCGTAGAAGTCCTGAGCTCCTGTCCCACCCACTACGGCAGGCAAAACAAACTGGGGGGACCTGAGGAAATGCTCAAATTCTGGAAGGAAAATTGCGTAACCATTGAAAGAGCCTCCACGCTTCCCCCAGAAGAACTGGAGGGCAAAATCATAATAGGGGAATTCATCGGATAA
- a CDS encoding DUF1540 domain-containing protein produces MTRVRCYIEDCMFWKKGICQAKEIEIDPDEGCLTFRLGEEEEEELFSDWEEERFDEEEEW; encoded by the coding sequence ATGACGAGGGTACGCTGCTATATTGAAGACTGTATGTTCTGGAAAAAAGGCATCTGCCAGGCAAAGGAAATTGAAATTGACCCCGATGAAGGATGCCTGACTTTCCGGCTGGGAGAGGAAGAGGAAGAAGAGCTCTTCTCCGATTGGGAAGAGGAAAGGTTTGATGAAGAGGAAGAGTGGTAA
- a CDS encoding TIGR03663 family protein — protein MALDKPVSFKLDREKMIYLIFLIVAIFSRFWDLGTRAMSHDESLHSLFSYYLYSGRGYQHNPMMHGPFLFHSNALIYFLFGVSDFTARILPALFGVVLVILPYFMRRWLGSTGALLTSFLLLISPSFLYYSRYIRNDIYIAVWNSLLVIALFRFLEEREHRWLYLGAAVLSLAIATKEVTYITGFIGVVFILSGFLWESLGAKEARTMRFFLTGAVAALIALILTLSAIALEKPALLPKPVLPLIPYISFFTGVIGGILTVGVIVRTTQERPFAPALRAISSRALGISIIIFLAIHVTLFTTFFTNPYGLVTGIPGSIAYWLAQHGVQRGGQPWYYYLMLLPLYEFLPLILGTAGLIYYLFKPQKEKAWFQAFLACWFILSLVIYSWAGEKMPWLVLHPALPLVMLGGMFGGQLLERIRWKEWWEKGGPIAFILLIPTIATLLQVLTQRPFQGLSLQKLSITMRWLAALIALGAFSYLLYLYFKKLGGKLFVKTLGLLAGVFLALLTIRFAWMASFINYDNVKELIVYAHGTPDIKIALAQIDLISLHTVGDRQIKFAYDDDSTWPLEWYFRDYPNRVYYGSNPTREALDAPIVIVGPKNEYKVKPFLGDQYYRFAYRLVWWPREDYKGLTPARLWKMLKDPEIRRAMWDVFLYRRYKTPLTQWPYVHYFYLYVRKDVYQKVWELGVAPPPAPEEIDPYARKLLTITPSLEIGTCGAKPGQFLDPRNLAVDAEGNIYVVDSGNHRIQKFGPNGQFILQWGSFGSAPGQFSEPWGIAVDEKGYIYVADTWNHRIQKFDSQGNFITSWGHFVNTEGKLGQPGAFWGPRTIAIDRQGNLYVADTGNKRIQKFSPEGLFLGQWGGFGTQEGFFDEPVGIALDAQGNIYVADTWNRRIQKFDENFYFIKEWRIHGWESQSVVNKPYLAISPDGRLFVTDPEFHRILAFDLEGNFLFSIGRYDQLNLPIGLAVDKEGNLYVADSGSCRILKFTLPPQEQ, from the coding sequence ATGGCGCTGGATAAGCCCGTTTCTTTTAAATTAGACCGCGAAAAAATGATCTACCTGATCTTTCTCATCGTCGCCATCTTTTCCCGATTCTGGGACCTTGGAACCCGGGCTATGAGCCACGACGAAAGCCTTCACTCCCTCTTTTCCTATTACCTCTACTCCGGCAGAGGTTACCAGCACAACCCCATGATGCACGGACCCTTCCTTTTCCACTCCAACGCTCTCATTTACTTTCTCTTTGGCGTAAGCGACTTCACCGCCAGGATTCTCCCCGCTCTCTTCGGAGTGGTGCTTGTTATTCTGCCCTATTTCATGCGTCGCTGGCTTGGTTCCACCGGCGCACTCCTCACCTCTTTCCTCCTTTTAATTTCCCCATCTTTCCTCTACTACTCCCGATACATCCGTAACGATATCTACATCGCCGTTTGGAACTCTCTCCTGGTGATCGCCCTCTTCCGATTCCTGGAAGAACGAGAACACCGTTGGCTCTACCTGGGGGCGGCTGTTCTGAGCCTTGCCATCGCCACTAAGGAAGTAACCTACATAACTGGTTTCATTGGCGTTGTCTTCATCCTCTCCGGTTTTCTCTGGGAGAGCCTGGGCGCAAAAGAGGCCAGAACCATGCGCTTTTTCCTCACCGGAGCTGTAGCCGCTTTAATAGCCCTGATCTTGACCCTTAGCGCAATAGCTCTGGAGAAACCTGCACTCCTTCCCAAACCCGTGCTCCCCCTAATCCCTTACATCTCCTTCTTCACTGGAGTTATCGGAGGGATTTTGACCGTGGGCGTGATAGTCAGAACAACCCAGGAAAGGCCTTTTGCTCCTGCTTTGCGTGCCATAAGCTCCAGAGCCCTCGGGATAAGCATCATTATCTTCTTGGCCATCCACGTGACCCTTTTCACCACTTTCTTCACCAACCCCTACGGCCTTGTGACAGGGATCCCAGGCTCCATCGCTTACTGGCTTGCCCAGCATGGAGTTCAGAGAGGTGGTCAGCCCTGGTACTACTACCTTATGCTGCTGCCTCTCTACGAATTTCTGCCCCTTATTCTGGGCACAGCTGGTCTCATTTATTACCTCTTCAAACCCCAGAAGGAGAAAGCCTGGTTCCAGGCCTTCCTGGCCTGCTGGTTCATCCTTTCCCTGGTAATTTACAGCTGGGCAGGGGAAAAAATGCCCTGGCTTGTGCTCCACCCAGCTTTGCCTCTTGTAATGCTGGGAGGAATGTTCGGAGGGCAACTTCTTGAAAGAATCAGGTGGAAAGAGTGGTGGGAAAAGGGAGGACCAATAGCCTTTATCTTGCTGATCCCAACCATCGCGACCCTTTTACAGGTCCTCACCCAGAGACCGTTCCAGGGTCTTTCCCTCCAGAAACTATCCATAACCATGCGATGGCTTGCCGCCCTTATAGCTCTTGGAGCTTTCAGCTACCTCCTCTACCTTTATTTCAAAAAGCTGGGGGGGAAGCTCTTCGTCAAAACTCTGGGCCTTCTTGCGGGGGTATTCCTGGCTCTCCTCACCATCAGGTTCGCCTGGATGGCCTCTTTTATTAATTATGACAACGTCAAGGAGCTCATCGTTTACGCCCACGGAACCCCGGACATAAAAATTGCCTTGGCCCAGATTGATCTCATTTCCCTCCACACTGTGGGGGATCGCCAGATAAAATTTGCCTACGACGATGATTCCACCTGGCCCCTGGAGTGGTACTTCAGGGATTACCCCAACCGGGTTTACTATGGTTCTAACCCGACCCGCGAAGCCCTTGACGCCCCCATCGTTATTGTGGGCCCCAAAAACGAATACAAAGTCAAGCCTTTTCTCGGCGACCAGTACTACCGCTTTGCTTACCGGCTCGTTTGGTGGCCCAGGGAGGACTACAAAGGCCTGACCCCAGCTCGGCTCTGGAAGATGCTCAAAGATCCCGAAATCCGACGGGCAATGTGGGACGTTTTCCTGTATCGCCGTTACAAAACCCCCCTCACTCAATGGCCTTACGTGCATTACTTCTACCTCTACGTCCGCAAGGACGTTTACCAGAAAGTATGGGAACTCGGAGTTGCACCTCCCCCCGCCCCCGAAGAAATTGACCCATATGCCCGCAAGCTTTTAACGATAACACCTTCCCTGGAGATTGGAACCTGCGGTGCAAAGCCGGGCCAGTTCCTGGACCCCCGTAACCTGGCTGTGGACGCAGAAGGCAATATCTACGTGGTTGATTCAGGGAATCACAGGATTCAAAAGTTTGGGCCCAATGGGCAGTTTATCCTCCAGTGGGGGAGCTTCGGCAGCGCCCCAGGCCAGTTCAGTGAACCGTGGGGGATAGCCGTAGACGAGAAAGGTTACATTTACGTAGCTGATACATGGAATCACCGGATTCAGAAGTTTGACTCCCAGGGGAACTTCATAACCTCATGGGGCCACTTCGTCAATACCGAAGGCAAACTGGGACAGCCTGGGGCCTTCTGGGGCCCCAGAACCATTGCCATTGATCGCCAGGGCAACCTTTACGTGGCCGATACGGGAAACAAACGGATCCAGAAATTCTCCCCTGAAGGTCTTTTCCTGGGCCAGTGGGGAGGCTTTGGCACTCAGGAAGGCTTCTTCGACGAACCCGTGGGAATAGCTTTGGATGCGCAAGGCAATATCTATGTAGCCGATACCTGGAACAGACGGATCCAGAAATTTGACGAGAACTTTTACTTCATCAAAGAATGGCGCATCCACGGTTGGGAAAGCCAATCCGTAGTCAACAAACCATACCTGGCGATAAGCCCGGATGGACGTCTCTTTGTCACCGACCCGGAGTTCCACCGTATCCTGGCCTTTGATTTAGAAGGCAATTTCCTTTTCTCCATTGGCCGTTATGATCAACTTAACCTTCCCATTGGCCTGGCGGTAGATAAGGAGGGGAACCTTTACGTGGCAGACTCTGGCAGTTGCCGAATCCTGAAATTCACCTTACCCCCTCAGGAACAGTAA
- a CDS encoding peptidoglycan DD-metalloendopeptidase family protein — MQRRRKPDNLTILIISSPEEPIKHFSLPRWTLKAVLLIGLAILLVAGYFSLEYYRNLQDLAALKREQELYRDKIQIFRLILYSQQEEIREISQELETVQTKVKEVEELAMQVRGLAGLPQPTITPSSQQETVNYSGFVVKKVAQELATAQKLKEALEYHRADLKKLKDSLGVRLLKIPPEKRDTPEKLRRELALLAAAPTRWPVDVKPIITSGFGPRVFMGKKEFHTGLDIGVWYKTPVKATKAGKVVFAGWKTGYGLTVEIAHEMGYSTIYAHNSYLLVKRGEEVKEGQVIALSGDTGRTDGPHLHYEIRLNGKPLDPLVFLSLNVEEK; from the coding sequence TTGCAGAGAAGGAGGAAGCCAGATAACTTAACAATTTTGATCATTTCTTCGCCCGAAGAGCCCATAAAGCATTTTTCCCTCCCCCGTTGGACCCTTAAAGCAGTCCTGCTGATAGGCCTTGCTATCCTTTTAGTTGCAGGTTATTTTTCCCTTGAATATTACCGCAATTTGCAGGATCTGGCCGCTCTGAAGCGCGAGCAGGAGCTTTACCGGGATAAAATCCAGATCTTCCGCCTCATCCTCTACTCCCAGCAGGAAGAAATTCGGGAAATATCCCAGGAGTTAGAGACGGTCCAGACCAAAGTTAAGGAAGTTGAAGAGCTTGCAATGCAGGTCCGGGGCCTGGCCGGTTTACCTCAGCCTACCATTACTCCTTCAAGTCAGCAGGAAACTGTAAACTATTCCGGTTTTGTCGTTAAGAAAGTGGCGCAGGAATTAGCTACTGCCCAAAAGCTTAAAGAGGCCCTGGAATATCACAGAGCTGACCTTAAAAAACTTAAAGATTCCCTCGGTGTGCGGTTGCTCAAAATACCTCCTGAAAAGAGAGACACCCCCGAGAAACTGCGGCGTGAGCTGGCTCTTCTGGCAGCTGCTCCCACTCGCTGGCCTGTGGATGTTAAGCCCATCATTACTTCAGGATTCGGCCCTCGCGTGTTTATGGGCAAAAAAGAATTTCACACCGGCCTTGATATAGGGGTCTGGTATAAGACTCCCGTTAAGGCCACCAAGGCAGGTAAAGTGGTCTTTGCCGGGTGGAAAACTGGCTACGGCCTTACGGTGGAGATAGCCCACGAGATGGGTTATTCCACTATCTACGCCCATAATTCTTACCTTCTGGTCAAAAGAGGTGAAGAGGTGAAGGAGGGCCAGGTCATCGCGCTCTCTGGAGATACCGGCAGGACCGATGGCCCTCACCTCCATTATGAAATCCGTCTGAACGGTAAGCCTCTGGACCCACTGGTTTTCCTTTCTCTGAATGTGGAGGAGAAATGA
- a CDS encoding polymer-forming cytoskeletal protein: MRIFKTREEKPVPAHIEVVIGPGARFKGDLESQGSIRIDGFYEGTIKTQANVILGESAKVMGDITARAVSVSGAFKGSIQAERVELLAGGRIWGDITVKSFLLDEGGYIKGQVVLSTPEPPENPFEEVEG; this comes from the coding sequence ATGAGGATATTTAAGACCCGGGAGGAAAAGCCTGTTCCTGCTCACATTGAAGTGGTCATAGGGCCTGGGGCACGCTTCAAAGGCGACCTGGAAAGTCAGGGGAGCATAAGGATAGATGGTTTCTACGAGGGTACAATAAAAACCCAGGCCAACGTCATTCTGGGGGAATCAGCAAAGGTTATGGGGGATATAACGGCAAGGGCTGTATCGGTTTCCGGTGCTTTCAAGGGTTCAATTCAAGCCGAAAGGGTTGAGCTTCTGGCCGGTGGAAGGATCTGGGGGGATATAACTGTAAAATCTTTCCTCCTGGACGAAGGCGGGTATATAAAAGGTCAGGTGGTTTTAAGCACCCCTGAACCACCGGAAAACCCCTTTGAGGAGGTAGAGGGATGA
- a CDS encoding Trm112 family protein, giving the protein MPKDLLEILRCPACVRNGPDAGLLDYIREKWLVCRDCQRKYPVREGIPIMLIEEGDKYRDVPVEELD; this is encoded by the coding sequence ATTCCCAAGGATCTTCTGGAGATATTGAGGTGCCCGGCTTGCGTGCGCAACGGCCCTGACGCAGGTCTCCTGGACTATATCAGGGAAAAGTGGCTTGTGTGCAGGGATTGCCAGCGCAAATATCCTGTCAGGGAAGGGATTCCCATTATGCTTATAGAAGAGGGAGATAAGTATCGGGATGTCCCGGTGGAAGAGCTGGATTAA
- a CDS encoding peptidase MA family metallohydrolase, translated as MSRWKSWIKGLWTFLFVLSLIAPAQAQEGLKVEVNEYSYEFAQSIDFRLVAEAPKPVNRVYLIYTLSQSGILHKQVPKFTPGTLVEASWKWELGRGALPPGTLVKYYWRLEAEDGTVFKTEIISFRYEDNRFKWRSLQSGPITLYWYKGTRDSARALLEAATAALKRIQEDIGIEFQGPINIYIYGSGGDMRSVIPPRSQVFDEATVTLGMVLSEDTIVVLGTASDVEKIIAHELSHLVVGKVTESPLASALPRWLDEGLAMYAEGELPARNLLALRRALSEDKLISVRSLSSYVGDPEKVDLFYAEAYSLIEFLLAEYGKEKMREFLVQFANGATQEEALERVYGLSIDELDAKWRRYLRKKYGPSPRPSTPSLPCSLPLGLGVAGAIGVLVLRRKGSLPARE; from the coding sequence ATGTCCCGGTGGAAGAGCTGGATTAAAGGCTTATGGACTTTTTTATTTGTTCTTTCACTGATAGCTCCAGCCCAGGCGCAGGAAGGACTAAAGGTTGAAGTTAACGAATATTCCTACGAGTTTGCTCAGAGCATAGATTTCCGTCTAGTAGCTGAAGCCCCAAAGCCTGTAAATCGGGTGTATTTGATTTACACCTTAAGCCAATCTGGCATCCTCCACAAGCAGGTCCCTAAATTTACTCCGGGAACTTTGGTGGAAGCGAGCTGGAAGTGGGAATTGGGCCGAGGAGCTCTGCCCCCCGGCACCCTGGTCAAGTATTACTGGCGCCTTGAAGCTGAAGACGGCACTGTCTTCAAAACGGAGATCATCTCTTTCCGCTACGAAGATAACAGGTTCAAGTGGCGCTCCCTCCAGAGTGGTCCCATTACCCTTTACTGGTATAAGGGAACACGGGATTCTGCCAGAGCCCTCCTTGAAGCAGCCACCGCAGCTCTTAAGAGGATCCAGGAGGATATTGGAATTGAATTTCAGGGGCCGATAAACATTTACATTTACGGCTCCGGCGGTGATATGCGTAGCGTAATCCCTCCCCGCAGCCAGGTCTTTGATGAAGCCACAGTAACCCTCGGGATGGTCCTTTCGGAAGATACAATTGTGGTTCTGGGCACAGCTTCAGATGTAGAGAAAATCATAGCCCATGAGCTCAGTCACCTGGTGGTGGGGAAGGTGACAGAAAGCCCACTCGCCTCTGCCCTGCCTCGCTGGCTCGATGAAGGTCTGGCCATGTATGCTGAAGGTGAGCTCCCAGCCAGGAACCTCCTCGCTCTGAGGAGGGCCTTGAGCGAGGACAAGTTGATATCGGTGCGGTCCCTTTCCAGTTATGTGGGCGATCCGGAGAAGGTGGACCTTTTCTACGCCGAGGCTTACAGTCTCATAGAGTTCCTGCTTGCGGAGTATGGGAAAGAGAAAATGCGGGAGTTTCTGGTTCAGTTTGCCAATGGGGCCACCCAGGAGGAAGCTCTGGAGAGGGTTTACGGTCTAAGCATTGATGAACTTGATGCCAAGTGGAGAAGATACCTCCGGAAAAAGTATGGTCCTTCTCCTCGTCCTTCCACCCCTTCTCTCCCATGTTCTCTCCCCCTGGGCCTCGGGGTTGCGGGAGCGATAGGGGTGCTGGTGCTGCGCCGTAAAGGAAGCCTTCCTGCCCGAGAGTAA
- the lpdA gene encoding dihydrolipoyl dehydrogenase produces MPHVLIIGGGPGGVAAAIRAAQLGARVTLIEKGDVGGNCTNKACVPVEALQTTARLLSQLRRAQEHGISFKEMAFDLSTAVARKNQVVEEIRMGIEGLLAGNGVEVIKGKARLSSPRAIEVNGKEIAGDAVVIATGFNFARPPIDGIQEEGVITPEEALNLSQVPPRLLIIGGEPPHIALASIFSAFGSKVTLVERERRVLPGEDEEIRQRVGAALREEGVDILVEARVQAIRRKGPELAVYVVDRRGEREITVDKVLVVERIPAIEDLGLEKAGVRVDGKAIAVDERMRSSCPTIYAVGDAAGGRFSYEATAGGIVAAENIMGLDSYLDKRFIPRCIYGRPEAASVGLTQEEAEKAGYQVKTSVIPLALNARAMAMGETAGSVKIIAEATYGKILGVHIVGPWATELIDQAVLAIKLEALAEDLAEAIAGHPCLTESRQEAARDLLGKALYLPKW; encoded by the coding sequence ATGCCCCACGTTCTTATCATTGGTGGGGGGCCTGGAGGGGTAGCCGCCGCCATAAGGGCCGCCCAGCTGGGAGCAAGAGTTACCCTCATTGAAAAAGGAGATGTAGGCGGAAACTGCACTAATAAAGCTTGCGTGCCTGTAGAAGCCCTCCAAACCACAGCCCGGCTTCTATCTCAGCTCCGCCGAGCTCAGGAACACGGCATATCTTTCAAGGAAATGGCCTTTGACCTTTCCACCGCCGTAGCCCGCAAAAACCAGGTGGTTGAAGAAATCCGAATGGGAATAGAGGGGCTTCTGGCTGGAAACGGTGTGGAAGTGATAAAGGGCAAAGCCAGGCTCTCCAGCCCCAGAGCTATAGAGGTTAACGGGAAGGAAATCGCGGGGGATGCCGTAGTCATCGCCACCGGGTTTAATTTCGCCAGACCTCCCATTGATGGAATCCAGGAGGAAGGGGTCATTACTCCCGAGGAGGCTTTGAACCTGAGCCAGGTGCCCCCTCGCCTCCTTATCATCGGAGGCGAGCCACCTCATATAGCTCTGGCTTCAATTTTCAGCGCCTTTGGGAGTAAGGTGACCCTGGTGGAAAGGGAAAGAAGGGTGTTGCCGGGTGAGGACGAAGAAATCCGCCAAAGAGTTGGAGCAGCCTTGAGGGAAGAGGGTGTTGACATATTGGTGGAGGCCAGGGTCCAGGCCATAAGGCGTAAAGGCCCGGAACTGGCCGTTTATGTAGTGGACCGCAGAGGGGAAAGGGAAATCACTGTGGACAAGGTGCTGGTGGTTGAGCGTATACCAGCCATTGAGGATTTAGGCCTGGAGAAAGCAGGAGTAAGGGTTGATGGGAAAGCCATAGCAGTGGATGAAAGGATGAGAAGCTCCTGCCCCACCATCTACGCCGTGGGGGATGCAGCAGGAGGCCGCTTTTCATACGAAGCCACCGCTGGAGGGATCGTGGCCGCTGAAAACATCATGGGCCTGGATAGCTACCTGGACAAACGCTTCATCCCTCGTTGCATTTACGGCCGACCGGAGGCTGCTTCTGTAGGGTTAACCCAGGAAGAAGCTGAAAAGGCTGGCTACCAGGTTAAGACCAGCGTCATACCCCTGGCCCTGAACGCACGAGCTATGGCTATGGGTGAGACCGCTGGCTCGGTGAAGATCATCGCTGAAGCTACCTACGGTAAGATACTGGGGGTTCACATTGTGGGGCCATGGGCCACAGAACTCATTGATCAGGCAGTTCTGGCCATCAAGCTGGAAGCTCTGGCTGAAGACCTGGCCGAGGCTATTGCTGGCCACCCCTGCCTCACGGAAAGCCGCCAGGAGGCTGCCCGCGACCTTTTAGGCAAAGCCCTCTATCTACCGAAATGGTGA
- the lipA gene encoding lipoyl synthase has product MALNSGFEITWGLREAPWLRAKAPQGDNVERLASLLEELNLHTVCQEALCPNIAECWGRGTATFMILGDICTRGCRFCSVKTGEPLPPDPHEPERVAEAARRLGLNHVVITSVTRDDLPDGGASHFAETIRAVKKHLPGARVEVLIPDFGGSLKALDRVLEANPDILNHNVETVPRLYPHVRPRADYRRSLGILALASRGGLTTKSGLMVGLGETRGEVLEVMADLRRAGCQILTIGQYLQPISHKLPVAEYIHPAEFEWYRQVGEEMGFKAVISGPLVRSSYYKGS; this is encoded by the coding sequence ATGGCCCTCAACTCCGGTTTTGAGATAACCTGGGGGTTAAGAGAAGCCCCGTGGCTCAGAGCTAAAGCCCCTCAAGGGGACAACGTGGAAAGGTTAGCTTCCTTACTGGAAGAGCTTAACCTCCACACCGTCTGCCAGGAAGCCCTCTGCCCTAACATTGCGGAGTGCTGGGGGAGGGGCACAGCCACTTTCATGATTCTTGGGGATATCTGCACTCGCGGCTGTCGTTTCTGCTCGGTAAAAACGGGTGAACCCTTACCTCCTGACCCCCATGAACCGGAAAGAGTGGCGGAGGCGGCCCGGAGGCTTGGTTTAAACCATGTGGTAATTACTTCAGTGACGAGGGATGACCTGCCGGATGGGGGTGCCAGCCATTTTGCTGAAACCATCAGAGCTGTTAAAAAGCATCTCCCTGGAGCCAGAGTGGAGGTTCTCATTCCAGATTTCGGCGGTTCTCTGAAGGCATTGGATAGAGTTCTTGAAGCAAATCCGGACATCCTCAACCACAATGTGGAAACAGTCCCGAGGCTGTACCCCCACGTTCGCCCCAGAGCCGATTACCGGCGTTCTCTTGGGATTCTGGCTCTGGCCTCCAGAGGAGGTTTGACCACCAAATCCGGCCTTATGGTGGGGCTTGGAGAAACCCGAGGCGAAGTCCTTGAGGTGATGGCAGATCTGCGCCGGGCAGGCTGCCAGATTCTGACGATAGGACAATACCTCCAGCCAATTTCCCATAAACTGCCTGTGGCTGAATACATTCACCCGGCGGAATTTGAATGGTACAGACAGGTAGGGGAAGAAATGGGCTTTAAAGCCGTCATATCCGGTCCCCTGGTCCGTAGCTCTTACTACAAAGGTTCCTGA